A single region of the Schizosaccharomyces osmophilus chromosome 3, complete sequence genome encodes:
- the hsp10 gene encoding mitochondrial heat shock protein Hsp10, whose translation MATKLKSAKSIVPLLDRILVQRVKADPKTASGIFLPEKSLERLSEGRVIATGKGLMNKTGAPTPPSVTPGDRVLLPAFGGSNIKVGEQEYSLYRDHELLAVIKE comes from the coding sequence ATGGCTACCAAATTAAAGAGTGCAAAGTCGATCGTTCCTCTTTTGGATCGTATCCTCGTCCAACGTGTCAAGGCTGACCCCAAGACCGCTTCCGGCATCTTCTTGCCCGAAAAGAGCCTCGAAAGGTTGTCCGAAGGCCGTGTCATTGCTACTGGAAAGGGCTTGATGAACAAGACGGGTGCTCCCACTCCTCCTAGTGTCACTCCAGGCGATCGTGTTTTGTTACCTGCTTTTGGTGGAAGCAACATCAAAGTTGGCGAGCAGGAATACAGCCTCTACCGTGATCATGAATTGTTGGCTGTAATCAAAGAGTAA
- the cwf5 gene encoding Prp19 complex subunit, RNA-binding Cwf5, protein MSLVPKRDVNKIEWEDVEFPSICERCLGDNSYVRMTREPLGQECKICSRPCTIFRWSSSRERKRGKTQICVGCARLKNCCQACMLDLQFGLPIALRDAALKMVDSGPTNDINREFFAQNQQRLLKNEETPYDSQESNAVARNLVRKTERREPYQKPARRKLDEQESKQLLKDAKASDTSKSSEKSLFPIKKIVNGRVLLSIDMEPPKDKKIASLFIMGVEDELPDYKIRKHFEQYGPLKSVVCSHRAKCAFVNYKSRLSAEIAAASCPNGDLSIEGFRLKAQWGKPRSLGGPDQETRNAKLADLVMHGKNTPEKSSNSEQSFNEADGAASSSAPTAAVAQPISPNQPKYPSQNTR, encoded by the exons ATGTCTCTAGTACCAAAACGCGATGTTAATAAAATCGAATGGGAAGATGTTGAATTTCCAAGTATTTGTGAGCGGTGTTTAGGAGATAATTCGTATGTTCGTATGACTCGTGAACCTTTAGGACAAGAATGCAAAATATGTTCACGGCCATGCACAATATTTCGGTGGTCAAGTTcgagagaaagaaagagaggAAAAACTCAAATATGTGTAGGCTGTGCTAGACTGAAAAATTGCTGTCAAGCGTGCATGCTCGATTTGCAGTTTGGGTTACCG ATTGCTTTACGTGATGCAGCATTAAAAATGGTGGACAGTGGTCCAACAAACGACATTAATCGGGAGTTTTTTGCTCAAAACCAGCAGagacttttgaaaaacgaagaaacGCCATATGATAGTCAAGAATCAAATGCTGTTGCTAGAAATCTGGTTCGAAAAACTGAACGACGAGAACCTTACCAAAAACCTGCGCGAAGAAAACTTGATGAACAAGAATCTAAGCAACTATTAAAGGATGCTAAAGCAAGTGATACATCAAAAAGCTCCGAAAAATCACTTTTTCCTATTAAAAAAATCGTAAATGGCCGtgttttgctttcaatAGACATGGAACCACctaaagataaaaaaatt GCCTCCCTTTTCATTATGGGTGTTGAGGACGAACTCCCAGATTATAAAATCCGAAAACACTTTGAACAATATGGTCCCCTTAAGTCTGTTGTCTGTTCCCATCGTGCGAAATGTGCTTTTGTCAACTATAAAAGCAGATTAAGTGCTGAAATTGCAGCTGCATCTTGCCCGAATGGAGATCTTTCTATTGAAGGATTTCGTCTTAAAGCTCAATGGGGTAAACCTCGTTCCTTAGGAGGACCGGATCAAGAGACTCGAAATGCCAAATTGGCAGATCTAGTCATGCACGGAAAAAATACTCCAGAAAAATCTTCTAATAGCGAGCAATCCTTCAATGAAGCTGATGGTGCCGCCTCATCTTCTGCGCCGACTGCTGCTGTTGCTCAACCAATCTCTCCAAATCAACCAAAGTATCCATCGCAGAATACTCGGTAA
- the fah2 gene encoding fatty-acid amide hydrolase: MTIEWQTISAQYCANRDSTIPPSMKLKSDPPKDMLNVTNVPKTCGLLSPKELELTENYDATGLADLIKEHKTTSKELVVAFCKRAAIAQQLLNCVNELLLEEALEQATKLDEYYATTGQLVGPLHGVPISVKEHISLKGHTATASFLAKANEIAEADSDIVQTIRKAGGVFYCRTSQPQSLMHLETSSPLMGTTLNPFNRKLTPGGSSGGEGALLGLRASVLGIGSDIGGSIRSPAANNGLYGFRPSTLRLSRKGCQGAVKGQESILGVVGPLAQSARDLNLFMKACMAGEPWLEDASIVPLPWRTPNLPTKLKIGIMRTDRVVTPQPPVQRAMEIVIDKLKDSPEYELIDIEPFKHKYSWDLISELYWLDGGKACYDLFAQVGEPLEPLTEWILKQPNVKNHDVAGVWKLVADRDEYRNQYIKHLQAYGVDFVLCPAGPGPAPRLGETRYWTYFSVWNLLDLPSAVFPVTKVDPALDVKDESYEPMNDDDAFYYQNYKPEDYKDAPVGLQLVGTRWEDENLLAALEKVVRIL, translated from the coding sequence ATGACGATCGAATGGCAAACCATCTCTGCGCAGTACTGCGCGAATCGCGATAGCACGATTCCTCCCTCGATGAAGCTGAAAAGCGATCCTCCAAAGGATATGCTAAACGTTACCAATGTGCCCAAAACTTGCGGACTCTTGTCCCCAAAAGAGTTGGAGCTAACCGAGAACTATGACGCTACTGGTTTGGCCGACTTGATCAAAGAACACAAAACGACAAGTAAAGAGTTAGTGGTGGCCTTTTGTAAGCGCGCCGCTATTGCCCAACAATTGCTCAATTGCGTGAACGAATTGTTGTTGGAAGAAGCGCTGGAACAAGCTACGAAACTCGACGAATATTATGCAACGACGGGCCAACTCGTCGGTCCTCTCCATGGCGTCCCCATCTCTGTCAAGGAACACATCAGTTTGAAAGGACATACCGCAACCGCCAGCTTTTTAGCTAAAGCCAACGAGATTGCCGAAGCGGACTCTGATATCGTTCAAACCATCCGTAAAGCAGGCGGTGTGTTTTATTGTCGTACTTCTCAACCCCAAAGCCTCATGCATTTGGAAACGTCGAGTCCTTTAATGGGCACCACCCTCAATCCCTTCAACCGAAAACTCACACCCGGTGGCTCTTCCGGTGGTGAAGGTGCCCTTTTGGGGTTACGAGCTTCTGTCCTGGGCATTGGCAGTGATATCGGCGGCTCCATCCGTTCGCCTGCTGCCAATAATGGTCTTTATGGTTTCCGTCCTTCCACGCTACGCTTGTCCCGAAAAGGCTGTCAAGGCGCCGTGAAAGGCCAAGAATCCATCCTTGGTGTTGTAGGTCCTTTGGCACAGAGTGCTCGTGACttaaatttgtttatgaagGCTTGTATGGCTGGAGAGCCTTGGTTGGAGGATGCTTCTATCGTGCCTCTTCCCTGGCGCACCCCAAATTTGCCTACCAAACTAAAAATCGGCATTATGCGTACCGATCGGGTGGTTACTCCTCAGCCTCCCGTTCAAAGAGCCATGGAGATTGTCATAGACAAACTCAAGGACTCTCCTGAGTATGAACTCATCGACATCGAACCATTCAAACACAAGTATTCTTGGGATCTTATTTCCGAGCTGTACTGGCTTGATGGTGGTAAAGCATGCTATGACTTGTTTGCACAGGTTGGCGAACCCCTAGAGCCATTGACCGAGTGGATCCTTAAACAGCCCAATGTAAAAAACCACGATGTGGCTGGAGTTTGGAAGCTTGTGGCGGATCGTGATGAATACCGGAATCAATACATCAAGCATTTACAGGCCTATGGAGTCGATTTTGTCTTGTGTCCTGCCGGACCCGGTCCTGCGCCCAGATTAGGAGAAACGAGATATTGGACCTACTTTTCCGTTTGGAATTTGCTTGATCTTCCTTCTGCTGTTTTTCCCGTGACCAAGGTGGATCCAGCTTTGGATGTCAAGGATGAATCTTACGAACCCATGAATGATGATGACGCTTTCTATTATCAAAACTACAAACCAGAAGACTATAAAGATGCTCCCGTCGGTTTGCAACTGGTCGGAACACGTTGGGAAGATGAGAACTTGTTGGCAGCCCTTGAAAAGGTTGTGAGAATACTCTAA
- the gpi2 gene encoding pig-C produces the protein MEDVCAAPAPKKVLPSLLLHPYTKPKRTDKGLHSRKPWKKVLWRKQHYPDNYIDQSFLSGLQRNVNIQVTDFWSLVADSLPISQHLSSVVVFAAVFVGIHRKKLSCGIVGMTSNVSAVGAFLLWDLVLSKPCQSRSFLNYSGLIKSCILIVLTLVGLSPILMSLTKSTSEDSVWAIAVWLFLANIFFHEYAVDNIQPHVRLHNSLSTNAALSASVVLASRLDRSIHVFFFVLFAVHWFALFPIFRKYIHFYSFYADMLMTLVLIMTAYLSLYLVASVTIAFVFLSSIFFISFVCPIWFIKLQRFKNEIHGPWDIALPKLGPNKD, from the exons ATGGAAGACGTTTGCGCCGCTCCAGCACCTAAAAAAGTGCTTCCATCATTATTGTTACATCCATATACGAAGCCAAAGAGAACAGACAAAGGATTGCATAGCAGAAAACCATGGAAGAAAGTTCTCTGGAGAAAGCAACATTATCCAGACAATTATATTGATCAATCCTTCTTGAGCGGCTTGCAACGAAATGTCAACATCCAGGTAACTGACTTTTGGTCACTCGTGGCTGATAGCCTACCAATCTCTCAACACTTGTCAAGCGTGGTGGTATTTGCTGCAGTTTTTGTTGGAATTCATAGAAAAAAGTTATCTTGTGGAATCGTTGGAATGACATCCAATGTTAGCGCTGTTGGTGCTTTCCTACTCTGGGACTTGGTGTTGAGCAAACCATGCCAAAGCAGATCCTTTCTCAACTACTCTGGATTAATTAAATCTTGTATATTGATAGTCCTAACCCTCGTTGGTTTATCGCCTATTCTCATGTCGCTCACAAAATCGACTTCTGAGGACTCCGTTTGGGCTATTGCTGTATGGCTCTTTCTTGCAAATATATTCTTTCATGAATATGCTGTGGATAACATTCAACCACATGTACG GCTCCATAATTCATTATCAACAAACGCCGCTTTAAGCGCTTCCGTGGTGCTTGCTTCTCGTTTGGACAGATCGATTCAtgtatttttcttcgttcttTTTGCCGTTCATTGGTTTGCGCTGTTTCCTATATTTCGAAAATACATCCAC ttttattctttttacgcAGATATGCTAATGACTCTTGTTCTTATAATGACCGCCTACTTGTCCCTTTATCTGGTTGCATCGGTAACCAtagcttttgtttttctttcctccatttttttcatatccTTTGTCTGCCCTATTTGGTTTATAAAGCTTCaaagattcaaaaa CGAAATTCATGGTCCTTGGGATATTGCTTTACCAAAGTTGGGTCCTAATAAGGATTAG
- the coa4 gene encoding cytochrome c oxidase assembly protein Coa4 encodes MTLSPDANANSPKDDEKDTWDTALEKGGCVEEHLRLNDCYWDKHDWRKCSKEMEEFRKCWESKHEPLTSCPINMKPEKNK; translated from the exons atgaCTTTGTCTCCGGATGCCAACGCCAACTCTCCGAAAGACGATGAGAAGGACACTTGGGACACCGCACTTGAAAAAGGAGGATGCGTTGAAGAGCATCTAAGACTTAATGATTGTTATTGGGATAAGCATGATTGGAGAAAATgctcaaaagaa ATGGAAGAGTTTAGAAAATGTTGGGAGAGCAAGCACGAGCCATTGACAAGTTGCCCTATCAATATGAAACCggaaaaaaacaagtaa
- the ski2 gene encoding Ski complex RNA helicase Ski2, with product MSENLINSIHACSKLKHVRENLNTTKCTSEGNFASSLDLNHESETFLRPAKSFSHEWVKKLQKQWENEVDPNVLFNFPKSVSRTNLQFRRQGLEGHIIDYKEISEDVADLNAKNSSSFLRKPASKSEFVRGSTNNIPFLTDDPDNPQDIAAPKPVQMALKGEDGLYQVPPGFSRGLVMNKSVEGNNLNDEFNPDTWETKQVRPSMQKFSTLNELNEHLKSINSKHTEIDDLLPDKSTIVALPSSSGNVSKRKEYAHVVDSNATINNFHQLVPEMALDFPFELDNFQKEAVYHLEMGDSVFVAAHTSAGKTVVAEYAIALAQKHMTKAIYTSPIKALSNQKFRDFKQKFEDVGILTGDVQVNPEASCLIMTTEILRSMLYRGADLIRDVEFVVFDEVHYVNDLERGVVWEEVIIMLPPHITVILLSATVPNTKEFASWVGRTKKKNIYVISTSKRPVPLEHYLWVKNNVHKVVDQHGRFLMDGYKSASDALKKPDKILPPSNNNNARGRGGAPRDRGAQVNLMRGRGNVKSVERRDANTWVHLAGHLQKNKLLPVIIFVFSKKRCEEYVDTLSNRDLNNHQEKSEVHIVIEKAVARLKKEDRTLPQIGRMREMLSRGLAVHHGGLLPIVKEIVELLFQRGLVKILFATETFAMGVNMPARSVVFSGVQKHDGRSFRELLPGEYTQCSGRAGRRGLDVTGTVIILSRAELPDTASLRHMILGPSTKLISQFRLTYNMVLNLLRVETLRIEDMIKRSFSENANQSLMPQHEAEIKSNEEKLSILKKELNDIDIQKMKECIYHSEDFKAYTRKLHLKAISTATGRRVFRDGRLIVYQQPDNTRSIGVLLGTATRTTTADCTLEVAYLTPQNAMKRPSDLLPFAEPFMGVIDGSLFESQFKFGLVSLSSVERVCTTVLRIDCGGVRDRRGGAFRRLGDQLASVKGFNDPVFDEADWSKVKDFDFCEAQEKRTFVGQKLLSYEPLLQNNFVTQYALCFQEYDLENNIRNLREFISDQNLELLPDYEQRIRVLQELQYVDENKTVLLKGRVACEINSTSELVLTELILENTLGEFSCEETIALLSAFVFDEKTDVEPNISSHLQAGKDMILQVAERVNRIQEKHQVLYFNEGNDFESQPRFGLMEVCYEWARGMSFNRITDLTDILEGSIVRTIIRLDEVLRECRGAARVVGDASMYSKMEECQNLIRRNIVFCPSLYM from the coding sequence ATGTCTGAAAACCTTATAAATTCCATTCATGCTTGCAGTAAGCTAAAACATGTTAGAGAGAATTTAAATACCACAAAGTGTACGAGCGAAGGTAATTTCGCCTCATCGTTAGATCTGAATCATGAGTCAGAAACTTTTCTTAGACCTGCAAAATCGTTCTCCCATGAGTGGgttaaaaaattacaaaagcaATGGGAAAATGAGGTAGATCCCAACgttctttttaattttccCAAAAGTGTATCTCGTACAAACTTGCAATTTCGCAGACAAGGACTGGAAGGTCATATCATAGACTACAAAGAAATCTCTGAAGACGTTGCTGATTTAAATGCAAAAAATTCTTCTAGCTTTTTGAGAAAACCAGCCTCTAAAAGCGAATTTGTACGAGGTAGTACCAATAATATACCATTCTTGACTGATGATCCTGACAATCCCCAGGACATCGCTGCCCCTAAGCCAGTGCAAATGGCCTTAAAAGGAGAAGATGGTTTGTATCAAGTCCCTCCCGGATTTTCTAGAGGTTTGGTTATGAATAAATCCGTTGAAGGGAATAACTTGAATGATGAATTCAATCCTGATACTTGGGAGACAAAACAAGTGCGCCCTTCTATGCAGAAATTTAGTACTCTTAATGAACTAAATGAACACCTGAAAAGCATTAACTCAAAACATACCGAAATCGACGATTTACTTCCCGACAAGAGCACCATCGTTGcccttccttcttcaagcGGCAACGTCTccaaacgaaaagaatatGCTCATGTTGTTGACAGCAATGCAACCATCAATAACTTTCACCAACTGGTACCTGAGATGGCGCTCgactttccttttgaaCTAGACAACTTTCAGAAAGAGGCTGTATATCATCTGGAAATGGGCGACTCCGTTTTTGTGGCTGCTCATACGAGTGCAGGAAAGACCGTTGTAGCTGAATATGCAATTGCGCTCGCCCAAAAGCACATGACCAAAGCCATTTACACCTCACCCATTAAAGCACTCTCAAATCAGAAGTTTAGAGACTTTAAgcaaaaatttgaagatgTAGGTATCCTTACAGGAGATGTGCAAGTCAATCCAGAAGCATCGTGCCTAATCATGACTACGGAAATTTTACGAAGCATGTTGTATCGTGGTGCCGATTTGATCCGTGATGTCGagtttgttgtttttgatgaagtTCACTATGTTAATGATTTGGAAAGAGGGGTTGTTTGGGAAGAAGTTATTATTATGCTTCCTCCTCATATTACTGTAATCCTTCTTTCTGCTACGGTCCCAAATACAAAGGAATTTGCTTCATGGGTCGGCCGTActaagaagaaaaatatttatgtGATATCTACTTCCAAGCGACCAGTTCCTCTTGAGCATTACTTATGGGTCAAGAATAACGTCCATAAGGTAGTGGACCAACATGGCCGGTTCCTAATGGATGGATACAAATCTGCGAGTGATGCCCTTAAAAAGCCGGATAAGATTTTACCTCCTTCAAATAACAACAATGCTAGAGGTCGTGGCGGAGCACCTCGTGACCGAGGTGCTCAAGTTAACTTGATGCGTGGAAGAGGCAATGTCAAGTCAGTTGAACGACGAGATGCAAATACTTGGGTACACTTAGCTGGCCACCTccagaaaaacaagttatTACCAGTTATTATCTTcgttttttcaaaaaaacgCTGCGAAGAATACGTTGACACTTTATCGAATAGGGATTTGAATAATCACCAGGAAAAAAGTGAAGTTCACATTGTCATTGAAAAGGCTGTAGCCCggttgaagaaggaagacAGAACACTTCCGCAGATTGGTCGTATGCGTGAGATGCTTTCTAGGGGTCTTGCGGTACACCATGGCGGTTTATTACCCATTGTCAAAGAAATAGttgaacttttgtttcaacGGGGACTTGTAAAAATACTATTTGCAACGGAAACATTTGCGATGGGTGTTAATATGCCTGCTCGATCTGTTGTGTTCTCCGGCGTCCAGAAACATGATGGGCGCAGTTTCCGCGAGCTTTTACCGGGCGAATATACTCAATGTTCAGGTCGAGCTGGAAGACGTGGTTTGGATGTTACCGGAACTGTGATTATTTTATCTCGAGCTGAATTGCCAGACACAGCCAGTCTACGACACATGATCCTTGGTCCTTCGACAAAACTAATCAGTCAGTTCAGATTAACATATAATATGGTCCTAAATCTGCTTCGTGTTGAAACATTGAGGATCGAGGACATGATCAAACGAAGTTTTAGTGAAAACGCAAATCAGTCACTGATGCCGCAACATGAGGCCgaaatcaaatcaaatGAAGAGAAGCTTTCAATACTTAAGAAAGAGCTCAACGATATAGACATACAAAAGATGAAGGAGTGCATTTATCACAGTGAAGATTTCAAAGCATACACTAGGAAATTGCATTTGAAAGCTATTTCTACAGCTACAGGTAGACGCGTCTTTCGTGATGGGAGATTAATTGTCTATCAGCAACCCGATAATACTCGTAGCATCGGCGTGCTATTAGGAACAGCGACGCGTACTACCACTGCAGATTGTACCTTAGAAGTTGCTTATTTGACACCTCAAAATGCTATGAAACGCCCTTCAGATTTACTGCCTTTTGCAGAACCATTCATGGGTGTAATAGACGGTTCATTATTCGAGAGTCAATTTAAGTTTGGACTTGTTAGTCTTTCAAGTGTTGAGCGTGTATGTACAACCGTTCTACGTATCGATTGCGGAGGTGTACGTGACCGTCGAGGTGGAGCTTTTAGAAGATTGGGCGATCAACTAGCTTCAGTTAAGGGATTTAATGATCCTGTTTTCGATGAAGCAGATTGGAGCAAAGTGAAAGATTTCGATTTCTGCGAAGCTCAGGAGAAGCGAACATTTGTTGGACAGAAACTTTTGTCTTATGAGCCGTTGCTTCAAAATAACTTCGTCACACAATACGCACTATGCTTCCAAGAATAcgatttggaaaataatATCAGAAATCTGCGGGAGTTTATTTCTGACCAAAACCTTGAACTTCTTCCTGATTACGAACAGAGAATTCGGGTACTTCAGGAGCTTCAATatgttgatgaaaataaaacgGTTTTGTTGAAGGGCCGGGTTGCTTGTGAGATTAACTCCACTAGTGAACTGGTGTTAACAGAATTAATTCTGGAAAATACTTTGGGTGAGTTTTCTTGTGAGGAGACTATAGCTTTGCTTTCtgcgtttgtttttgatgaaaagacGGATGTTGAGCCAAATATTTCTTCTCACTTACAAGCTGGTAAAGATATGATTCTCCAGGTTGCTGAGCGAGTCAATCGCATCCAGGAAAAGCATCAAGTGTTATATTTTAATGAGGGAAATGATTTTGAATCGCAACCGCGATTTGGTTTGATGGAAGTGTGTTATGAATGGGCAAGAGGTATGTCATTTAATCGAATCACCGATTTGACAGATATTTTGGAAGGCTCCATTGTTCGAACAATCATTCGCCTGGATGAAGTTCTCCGAGAATGCCGAGGTGCAGCCCGTGTTGTAGGCGATGCTTCGATGTATTCTAAAATGGAAGAATGTCAAAATCTCATCCGGCGTAATATTGTCTTTTGCCCCTCCTTGTATatgtaa
- the nse1 gene encoding Smc5-6 complex ubiquitin-protein ligase E3 subunit Nse1, which translates to MEGDTRIEEIAEKQKFVLQYVMNRTFGVDEDVVQVLIQDLFGESGSLSQTMNEINKNIHDYDFKLQRIQDQLDGRPTWHFQNVSGDPVSQMATPYSTSQIELMRRIIDWIMQAEEYQYSISTLQIHKHARRDMSLAPSVVETYLSAFERDGWLNHREGIWTFTNHALADMEAYLHNEYESSLYECNACRGIVTAGYVCECGYCLHVYCCKHLAYESCPNCNTSWTEATRIGRW; encoded by the exons ATGGAAGGAGATACGCGGATTGAGGAAATTgcagaaaagcaaaagtttGTACTACAATATGTAATGAATCGAACGTTTGGTGTAGATGAGGATGTAGTGCAAGTACTGATTCAAGATTTATTTGGTGAATCCGGGTCGCTGAGCCAAACAATGAAtgaaatcaacaaaaacatCCACGACTACGACTTTAAACTCCAGAGGATTCAGGACCAGCTTGATGGCCGGCCAACATGGCATTTCCAAAACGTGTCCGGGGATCCTGTTTCGCAAATGGCCACGCCGTACTCAACGAGCCAAATTGAGTTGATGCGAAGAATCATCGACTGGATTATGCAAGCGGAAGAGTATCAGTACTCGATTAGTACGCTGCAGATACACAAACATGCTCGCCGGGACATGTCACTGGCACCATCCGTGGTGGAAACATACCTGAGCGCGTTTGAACGAGATGGTTGGTTGAACCATCGCGAAGGGATTTGGACATTTACAAACCATGCACTGGCAGACATGGAGGCATACCTACACAATGAGTATGAAAGCAGCTTGTACGAATGCAATGCTTGTCGGGGGATTGTCACAGCG GGTTACGTTTGCGAATGTGGATACTGTTTGCATGTGTATTGCTGCAAACATTTGGCTTACGAGTCATGTCCTAATTGCAACACAAGTTGGACAGAAGCTACAAGGATTGGAAGATGGTAG